In Segatella copri, the DNA window TCTACGAACTCTCGCAGCAGATGGGCGTATCGCCTTGGTATGACTGGGCAGACGTGCCTGTAGAGCACCACGATTCCATTTTCGTAAACAAGGGAATCTATACAGATGGAGAACCTGCCGTACGTTATCGCGGCATCTTCCTCAACGACGAGGCACCTTGCCTAACGTCATGGGTAAAGAACACCTACGGCACCGGATATGGCGACCACCGTTTCTATCAGCGCGTTTTCGAACTGGTATTGCGACTGAGAGGTAACATGATGTGGCCTGCCATGGGGGGCTGGGCTTTCTACGCCGATGACCCTGAAAACGAGAAGACGGCAGATGAGATGGGCGTAGTGATGAGTACTTCCCATCATGAGCCGATGGCACGCAACCATCAGGAATACGCCCGCAACCGAAAGGGATGGGGACCTTGGAACTATCAGAAGAACAAGGCTAACCTGCAGAAGTTCTTCCGTGAGGGAATAGAGCGCATGAAAGGAACCGAACAGATTGTAACCATCGGAATGCGTGGCGACGGCGATGAAGCGATGAGCGAAGAGGCAGATACGAAGCTGATGACCAACATCATCAACGACCAGCGTAAGATTATCGCGGACGTAACCGGAAAGAAGGTAAGCGAAACCCCACAGGTTTGGGCACTATATAAAGAGGTATTGGATTACTACGACAAGGGCATGAAGGTGCCTGATGACGTAACCCTCCTGCTCTGCGATGACAACTGGGGTAACGTGCGCCGTGTGCCGAATGCCAAGGAACGCAAGCACAAAGGCGGTTGGGGCTTATACTATCACGTAGATTACGTAGGTGCTCCAAGAAACTCAAAGATGCTCAACGTTACTCCTGTGCAGAATCCTTGGGAGCAGTTGACGCTTGCTTACGAGAATGGCATTGACCGTCTCTGGATTTTCAATGTTGGCGACCTCAAGCCGATGGAATATCCTATCAGCCAGTTTATGGACATGGCTTGGAATCCACGTAAATACGATGTAAACAACATCACCCACCATACCCGCGACTGGTGCGCACAGCAGTTTGGTGAATCGCAGGCCGATGAAGCAGCCCGCATTCTTAACCTCATCTGCAAGTACAACGGCCGCTGCACCCCAGAGATGCTCGACAAGAACACCTACAGTCTGGAAAACGGTGAATGGCAGGAGGTGGTAAATCAGTATCTCCAGCTCGAAGCCGATGCGCTGCGCCAGTACAACTGTCTGCCGGCATCCTATCACGATGCCTATCGCCAGATCATCCTCTTCCCTATCGAGCTGATGAGCAATCTGCACCAGATGTACTTTGCCCAGGCACAGAACCACGCCCTCTACAAGCAGGGCAATCCGAAGGCGAATGTATGGGCTGATGAATGCGAACGCCTCTTCAAGCGCGATTCACTCATCTGCGACTATTACAATCATAAGATGGCTGGCGGCAAGTGGAACGGCATGATGACCCAGAAGCATATCGGCTATAAGAGTTGGAATGATGATTTCGAGAAAGATACCTGTCCAGAACTCTTCCGGGTAACCTCCAAGGATGGAGTGATTATCAGCGAAAACAACGGCGTGGTAGAAATCGAAGCTCCTTACTATAGCAGCAAGACGGATGCTGC includes these proteins:
- a CDS encoding glycosyl hydrolase 115 family protein translates to MKLNNIKRTFLAGAALLSTISMSAADRFVNFKQGDLLLNANNRVEIYMDTNDCKGVSYAAHALLKDIKSVSGATATLTSDAGFLKKADTARPAILVGTIGHSAAIDQLVKQKRINGNLLKGKREKFIITLTDGQLVIAGSDRRGTIYGIYELSQQMGVSPWYDWADVPVEHHDSIFVNKGIYTDGEPAVRYRGIFLNDEAPCLTSWVKNTYGTGYGDHRFYQRVFELVLRLRGNMMWPAMGGWAFYADDPENEKTADEMGVVMSTSHHEPMARNHQEYARNRKGWGPWNYQKNKANLQKFFREGIERMKGTEQIVTIGMRGDGDEAMSEEADTKLMTNIINDQRKIIADVTGKKVSETPQVWALYKEVLDYYDKGMKVPDDVTLLLCDDNWGNVRRVPNAKERKHKGGWGLYYHVDYVGAPRNSKMLNVTPVQNPWEQLTLAYENGIDRLWIFNVGDLKPMEYPISQFMDMAWNPRKYDVNNITHHTRDWCAQQFGESQADEAARILNLICKYNGRCTPEMLDKNTYSLENGEWQEVVNQYLQLEADALRQYNCLPASYHDAYRQIILFPIELMSNLHQMYFAQAQNHALYKQGNPKANVWADECERLFKRDSLICDYYNHKMAGGKWNGMMTQKHIGYKSWNDDFEKDTCPELFRVTSKDGVIISENNGVVEIEAPYYSSKTDAAEAKWTEIPFMGKSVSAMTLMPYTKSVKGASITYKFKMQVSKTSDGKAFNGKQKIRIHVITKSTLDYLNKGGLTYGVSLDGASPVEVNFNKDLNEKPENIYNIYYPTIATRIVDKVIELELPASSDGIHTLTLTPNDPAIVFEKIVIDGRGGKKRVKVI